Proteins encoded together in one Paracoccus sp. SMMA_5_TC window:
- a CDS encoding DUF3422 family protein, whose product MNADDEHPLRYALVNELHARPSPRLKAPCTAVYLAFKEPGDAANRDRGRDVAHLADLCGRHGAPRPDTSAGHYAAQLGRHSLRWESHTEFVTYAAFSPGLPVRPFDPSAADIFPRDWQHVAPGKRIAAVMMQVDFLPEDPAEILPRLSEWFAADSLATVWVLEEAAVVAGDFRIDPAGWMRFALFVKPGTQSGRIGRIVQRLLDLETYRAMSMLGLGRARQLTEQLNALDPQLTDIVQSMTDDARPAEAVLHDLLSVSARLESAATQHAFRFGATTAYEAIVMDRVASLRETRFMGGQMLTEFMARRYLPAMRTAKSAERRLATMLDRSERAGELLRTRVDVWRGAQNQELMQRMDRRADLQLRLQHTVEGLSVVAISYYAVGLLGYALYPLAKVIHMDKALLTAILTPVAVICVWLGMRRIRARLHDGTHEHH is encoded by the coding sequence ATGAACGCCGATGACGAACATCCGTTGCGCTATGCGCTGGTCAATGAACTGCACGCCCGGCCCTCGCCGCGGCTGAAGGCGCCATGCACGGCCGTCTATCTGGCCTTCAAGGAGCCTGGCGATGCGGCAAACCGTGACCGAGGGCGCGATGTCGCGCATCTGGCCGATCTGTGCGGACGTCACGGCGCGCCACGGCCCGATACCAGCGCCGGCCATTACGCCGCGCAACTGGGGCGTCACAGCCTTCGCTGGGAAAGTCACACGGAATTCGTGACTTATGCCGCCTTTTCGCCCGGTTTGCCGGTGCGCCCTTTCGACCCGTCGGCCGCAGACATTTTCCCGCGCGACTGGCAGCATGTCGCACCCGGCAAGCGCATCGCGGCGGTGATGATGCAGGTCGATTTCCTGCCCGAGGATCCGGCAGAGATCCTGCCGCGACTTTCTGAATGGTTCGCTGCGGACAGTCTTGCTACCGTCTGGGTGCTGGAGGAGGCGGCCGTCGTCGCAGGCGATTTCCGCATCGACCCTGCCGGCTGGATGCGCTTTGCGCTGTTCGTCAAGCCGGGCACGCAAAGCGGCCGCATCGGACGCATCGTCCAGCGGCTGCTGGATCTGGAAACCTATCGTGCCATGTCCATGCTGGGGCTGGGGCGCGCCCGGCAGCTGACCGAACAGCTGAACGCGCTGGACCCCCAGCTGACCGACATCGTCCAGAGCATGACCGATGACGCGCGTCCGGCCGAGGCGGTCCTGCACGACCTGCTGTCCGTATCGGCCCGGTTGGAAAGCGCCGCGACCCAGCACGCGTTTCGCTTTGGCGCCACCACGGCCTATGAGGCAATCGTGATGGACCGTGTTGCTTCGCTGCGCGAAACCCGGTTCATGGGCGGGCAGATGCTGACCGAATTCATGGCGCGGCGTTATCTGCCGGCAATGCGGACGGCGAAATCGGCAGAACGCCGGCTTGCTACCATGCTGGACCGCAGCGAACGCGCGGGCGAACTGCTGCGCACCCGCGTCGATGTCTGGCGCGGGGCCCAGAACCAGGAACTGATGCAGCGCATGGATCGGCGCGCCGACCTGCAGCTGCGGTTGCAGCACACGGTCGAGGGGCTTTCGGTGGTGGCGATCAGCTATTATGCCGTCGGGCTGCTGGGTTACGCGCTGTATCCGCTGGCCAAGGTCATCCATATGGACAAGGCCTTGCTGACCGCGATCCTGACGCCTGTGGCGGTCATCTGCGTCTGGCTGGGCATGCGGCGCATCCGCGCCCGACTACATGACGGCACCCATGAACATCATTGA
- a CDS encoding arsenate reductase family protein, producing the protein MYGLGHCSTCQKAQAELEAAGWQVSFRDVAKEPLSQAEWTRMIDEFGDKIVNRASLTWRGMSEDERGGTPLQMLAAKPSLMKRPAIVQGDQRLLGWTANVKRALGVSA; encoded by the coding sequence ATGTATGGCCTTGGCCATTGCTCAACCTGCCAGAAGGCGCAGGCCGAGCTTGAGGCGGCGGGCTGGCAGGTCAGCTTCCGTGATGTGGCCAAGGAGCCGCTGTCGCAAGCGGAATGGACCCGGATGATCGACGAATTCGGCGATAAGATCGTGAACCGTGCCAGCCTGACCTGGCGCGGCATGTCCGAGGATGAGCGCGGCGGCACGCCGTTGCAGATGCTCGCGGCGAAACCTTCGCTGATGAAGCGTCCCGCCATTGTCCAGGGCGACCAGCGGTTGCTGGGCTGGACGGCGAACGTCAAGCGGGCGCTGGGCGTCAGCGCCTGA
- a CDS encoding ABC transporter substrate-binding protein — MTRLLMILLLAVAPLAAHGQALTLQLRGPGLGESAGYVLAQKRGYFQDLGLQVHLRPAPTQDNHPFETLARGQADVAVEWLPVALVARENGLPVVNLAQMQRQPAFRLTCLRDAGVVSAPDLRGRSIGNWFGGGEYPLLVWLHRLGLAVDDSLTGVGLMRQWSDPAQMLRHRQAACVSSLDHDPLPDDPAITVLDPQAQGAALPEDGLYALAPDLARPEFRDMLARLLQASLRGWREAAADPQAAARLVLGEDADPQTLQRQTRIIARLAPTMSDTGRLDHGDLQRTAEMMRAAGLLRQMPRDAATDLVVQLGLTAPDPAGTAGGEAAAVRR; from the coding sequence ATGACAAGATTGCTGATGATCCTGCTGCTGGCGGTGGCGCCGCTGGCCGCGCATGGCCAGGCGCTGACGCTGCAATTGCGCGGCCCCGGCCTTGGCGAATCCGCCGGATATGTGCTGGCGCAGAAGCGCGGCTATTTTCAGGATCTGGGGCTGCAGGTCCATCTGCGGCCTGCCCCGACCCAGGACAACCATCCCTTTGAAACGCTCGCCCGCGGTCAGGCGGATGTCGCGGTCGAATGGCTGCCGGTCGCGCTGGTCGCGCGCGAAAACGGCCTGCCGGTGGTCAATCTGGCGCAGATGCAGCGCCAGCCCGCCTTTCGGCTGACCTGCCTGCGCGATGCCGGCGTCGTTTCGGCCCCCGATCTGCGCGGACGCAGCATCGGCAACTGGTTCGGCGGGGGCGAATATCCACTGCTGGTCTGGCTGCACCGCCTGGGGCTGGCGGTTGACGACAGCCTGACCGGCGTCGGCCTGATGCGGCAATGGTCCGACCCCGCCCAGATGCTGCGGCACCGGCAGGCGGCCTGTGTCAGCAGCCTTGACCATGACCCGTTGCCCGACGATCCGGCAATAACGGTGCTGGACCCGCAGGCACAGGGCGCCGCCCTGCCCGAGGATGGGCTGTATGCCCTGGCGCCCGATCTGGCGCGGCCGGAATTCCGCGACATGCTGGCGCGGCTGTTGCAGGCCAGCCTGCGCGGCTGGCGCGAGGCCGCCGCCGATCCGCAGGCTGCCGCCCGGTTGGTGCTGGGTGAGGATGCCGACCCCCAGACCCTGCAGCGCCAGACCCGGATCATCGCCCGGCTTGCGCCGACGATGTCCGACACCGGGCGGCTGGATCATGGCGATCTGCAACGCACAGCCGAGATGATGCGCGCCGCCGGCCTGCTGCGACAGATGCCGCGCGACGCCGCCACCGATCTGGTGGTGCAGCTTGGCCTGACCGCCCCGGACCCCGCCGGCACAGCCGGCGGCGAGGCGGCCGCCGTCAGGCGCTGA
- a CDS encoding mannose-1-phosphate guanylyltransferase/mannose-6-phosphate isomerase, producing the protein MTITPVLLAGGSGTRLWPVSRKSFPKQFAPLIGEESLFQASARRLSGDRYGAPLVMTNADFRFIVAEQLDQIGVRAAAILIEPAGRNTAPAILAAALHALADDPDAVLLVAPSDHVVPDAEAFGRAVDLGLQAARAGRIVTFGITPTRPETGYGYMEAEGQGQGPLVLKRFVEKPDAETAARMIAQESFLWNAGIFLFQARAMVAAFQAHAPEFLTPVQAALTEARSDLGFLRLAPEPWERLPDLSVDYAVLEHADNLSVVRFSGHWSDLGGWDAVWREAQIAAPAPRGVVVDAQSTAIDCDNVLLRSQDHGIEVVGIGLNNLMVVATDDAVLVAGMDRAQDVRKAVSALKAKGARQAESFLRDHRPWGWFETLALADRFQVKRIVVNPGAALSLQSHFHRSEHWIVVSGTARVTVNDTVTLVTENQSIYVPLGAVHRMENPGKVPMVLIEVQTGAYLGEDDIVRYEDVYARG; encoded by the coding sequence ATGACGATTACCCCAGTGCTACTGGCCGGCGGTTCCGGCACCCGGTTGTGGCCGGTGTCGCGCAAAAGCTTTCCCAAGCAGTTCGCGCCGCTGATCGGCGAGGAAAGCCTGTTCCAGGCCTCGGCCCGGCGGCTGTCGGGCGATCGCTACGGCGCGCCGCTGGTGATGACCAATGCCGATTTCCGCTTCATCGTGGCCGAACAGCTGGACCAGATCGGCGTTCGCGCCGCCGCCATCCTGATCGAGCCCGCCGGCCGCAATACCGCACCGGCGATTCTGGCCGCCGCGCTGCACGCGCTGGCCGATGACCCCGATGCGGTGCTGCTGGTCGCGCCTTCGGACCATGTGGTCCCGGATGCCGAGGCCTTTGGCCGGGCCGTCGATCTGGGCCTGCAGGCGGCGCGGGCCGGCCGCATCGTCACCTTCGGCATCACCCCAACCCGCCCGGAAACCGGCTATGGCTATATGGAGGCCGAGGGCCAGGGCCAAGGCCCGCTGGTGCTGAAACGTTTTGTCGAAAAACCCGATGCGGAAACCGCCGCCCGGATGATTGCCCAGGAAAGCTTCCTGTGGAACGCCGGCATCTTCCTGTTCCAGGCCCGCGCCATGGTCGCCGCCTTCCAGGCCCATGCGCCGGAATTCCTGACCCCCGTCCAGGCCGCGCTGACCGAGGCGCGCAGCGACCTGGGCTTTCTGCGGCTGGCCCCCGAACCCTGGGAGCGCCTGCCCGACCTGTCTGTGGATTACGCGGTGCTGGAGCATGCCGACAACCTGTCGGTCGTGCGCTTTTCCGGTCACTGGTCGGATCTGGGCGGCTGGGACGCCGTCTGGCGCGAGGCGCAGATCGCGGCCCCCGCGCCGCGGGGCGTGGTCGTCGATGCCCAGTCCACGGCGATTGACTGCGACAACGTGCTGCTGCGATCGCAGGATCATGGCATCGAGGTGGTCGGCATCGGCCTGAACAACCTGATGGTGGTGGCCACGGATGATGCCGTGCTGGTCGCCGGCATGGATCGCGCCCAGGACGTGCGCAAGGCCGTCAGCGCGCTGAAGGCCAAAGGCGCGCGCCAGGCAGAAAGCTTTCTGCGCGACCACCGGCCTTGGGGCTGGTTCGAGACCCTGGCCCTGGCCGACCGCTTTCAGGTCAAGCGCATCGTCGTGAACCCCGGCGCCGCGCTGTCGCTGCAATCGCATTTCCACCGCTCGGAACACTGGATCGTGGTGTCGGGGACCGCGCGGGTGACGGTCAACGACACGGTGACGCTGGTGACCGAAAACCAGTCGATCTATGTGCCGCTGGGGGCCGTACATCGGATGGAAAACCCTGGCAAGGTGCCCATGGTGCTGATCGAGGTGCAGACCGGCGCCTATCTGGGCGAGGACGACATCGTGCGCTACGAGGATGTCTATGCCCGCGGCTAG
- a CDS encoding 2-hydroxyacid dehydrogenase: protein MSTGRADEAAGMKVLFAAPDRLWNAWAPALRAACPEMQLCRDGPAEDFDALIYAPGYPQDGAALDFTPFRRARLVQSLWAGVERIIDNPTLTQPLCRMVDPGLAQGMTEYCLGWVLRSHLGMDRYAQDGEWRNALTPPLASERRVTVLGLGELGAAVGRALAHLGFQVTGWSRRARPIAGLRVLGQDDLGAALAGAQILVCLLPDTPQTRNLMNRERLALLPKGATIINAGRGSLIDDEALIAALDRGHLDHAVLDVFRTEPLPREHGFWRHPRVTVTPHVSAETRPQTAAPVVAENLRRAMRGAPLLYQVDRSLGY from the coding sequence ATGTCCACCGGCCGCGCGGATGAGGCGGCGGGGATGAAGGTGCTGTTTGCCGCCCCGGATCGGTTGTGGAACGCCTGGGCGCCGGCGCTGCGCGCGGCCTGCCCGGAAATGCAGCTGTGCCGCGACGGCCCGGCCGAGGATTTCGACGCGCTGATCTATGCGCCCGGCTATCCGCAGGATGGGGCCGCGCTGGATTTCACCCCGTTTCGGCGCGCCCGGCTGGTGCAAAGCCTGTGGGCGGGGGTCGAGCGCATCATCGACAACCCGACCCTGACCCAGCCGTTGTGCCGCATGGTCGATCCCGGCCTTGCGCAAGGCATGACCGAATACTGCCTGGGCTGGGTCTTGCGGTCGCATCTGGGCATGGACCGCTATGCCCAGGACGGCGAATGGCGCAACGCGCTGACGCCGCCGCTGGCCAGCGAAAGACGGGTCACGGTTCTGGGCCTGGGGGAACTGGGCGCGGCGGTCGGGCGCGCCCTCGCCCACCTGGGTTTTCAGGTCACCGGCTGGTCGCGCCGCGCCCGCCCGATTGCCGGGCTGCGGGTGCTGGGACAGGACGACCTCGGGGCGGCGCTGGCGGGCGCGCAGATCCTGGTCTGCCTGCTGCCGGACACGCCACAGACCCGCAACCTTATGAACCGCGAGCGGCTGGCGCTGCTGCCGAAGGGCGCGACCATCATCAATGCCGGTCGCGGCAGCCTGATCGATGACGAGGCACTGATCGCCGCACTCGACCGCGGCCATCTGGACCATGCCGTGCTGGACGTGTTCCGCACCGAGCCCCTGCCCCGCGAACATGGCTTCTGGCGACATCCCCGGGTCACGGTGACGCCGCATGTCTCGGCCGAGACCCGGCCGCAAACGGCGGCCCCGGTGGTGGCCGAAAACCTGCGCCGGGCCATGCGCGGGGCGCCGCTGCTGTATCAGGTGGACCGCTCCCTGGGCTATTGA
- the rodA gene encoding rod shape-determining protein RodA, translated as MSYLDYHMAQAPTGWRKILYLNWPVVFLVTAVSCIGFLMLYSVSGGDIDKWAMPQMERFAVGMVLMFALAFVPIWFWRSIAVVAYVVCVLLLVLVEIMGDIGMGAQRWLVLGPIRIQPSELTKVAFVMTLAAYYDWLPVDKVSRPFWVLVPVVLILLPTGLVLMQPDLGTSIMLIAGGGIVMFAAGVSLWYFAAVIAIVVAGVTAVMESRGTDWQLLHDYQFKRIDTFLDPGSDPLGAGYNIAQAQIALGSGGWSGRGFMQGTQSRLNFLPEKHTDFIFTSLAEEFGFVGAGSLLLLYVLILGFCMHSALTNRDRFASLLTIGIAGTFFLYFSINMATVMGMLPAKGSPLPLVSYGGTSLMILLMGFGILQSAHVHRPRG; from the coding sequence ATGAGCTATCTTGACTATCACATGGCCCAGGCGCCGACCGGCTGGCGCAAGATCCTGTATCTGAACTGGCCGGTGGTGTTTCTGGTGACTGCGGTCAGCTGCATCGGCTTTCTGATGCTGTATTCGGTATCGGGCGGCGACATCGACAAATGGGCCATGCCGCAGATGGAACGCTTTGCCGTCGGCATGGTGCTGATGTTCGCCCTGGCCTTTGTGCCGATCTGGTTCTGGCGCTCGATCGCGGTTGTGGCCTATGTGGTCTGCGTACTGCTGCTGGTCCTGGTCGAAATCATGGGCGACATCGGCATGGGCGCGCAGCGCTGGCTGGTGCTTGGGCCCATCCGAATCCAGCCCTCGGAACTGACCAAGGTCGCGTTCGTGATGACCCTCGCGGCCTATTACGACTGGCTGCCGGTGGACAAGGTCTCGCGCCCGTTCTGGGTGCTGGTCCCGGTGGTGCTGATCCTGCTGCCCACGGGCCTGGTGCTGATGCAGCCCGACCTGGGCACCTCGATCATGCTGATCGCGGGCGGCGGCATCGTGATGTTCGCGGCCGGCGTCAGCCTGTGGTATTTCGCCGCCGTCATCGCCATCGTGGTCGCTGGCGTCACCGCGGTAATGGAAAGCCGTGGCACCGACTGGCAATTGCTGCACGACTATCAGTTCAAACGCATCGACACCTTTCTTGACCCCGGATCGGATCCGCTGGGGGCGGGCTACAACATCGCCCAGGCACAGATTGCGCTTGGCTCGGGCGGCTGGTCGGGGCGCGGTTTCATGCAGGGCACGCAATCGCGACTGAACTTCCTGCCCGAAAAGCACACCGATTTCATCTTTACCTCGCTGGCCGAGGAGTTCGGTTTTGTCGGCGCGGGCTCGCTGTTGCTGCTGTATGTGCTGATCCTTGGCTTCTGCATGCATTCCGCCCTGACCAACCGCGACCGCTTTGCCAGCCTGCTGACCATCGGCATCGCCGGCACGTTCTTTTTGTATTTCTCGATCAACATGGCAACCGTCATGGGGATGCTGCCGGCCAAGGGCTCGCCGCTGCCGCTGGTCAGCTATGGGGGAACATCGCTGATGATCCTGCTGATGGGGTTCGGCATCCTGCAATCGGCTCATGTCCACCGGCCGCGCGGATGA
- the mrdA gene encoding penicillin-binding protein 2 encodes MRKSEREVSESSRIITRRVLMLGAIQAAVVSVLGLKLRSMQIEHADQYRMLSDGNSIKIRLLPPARGLILDRNGTIIAGNEQNYRVTLTREEAGDVSAVIARLRQIIPMTDRRAAELLEEIRKRSAVTPVMVADRLTWAEFSSIALNAPALPGVTPEAGLSRSYPRAGDFAHVLGYVGPVSDYDLSKIENPDPVLRLPEFQLGKVGMEAKLEEVLRGKAGARRVEVNSAGREMRELSRQEGQQGATVQTTLDAGLQNFATQRLGEESAAAVVIDVTNGDIVAISSSPVFDPNKFVRGISGPDYRALMNHDHRPLADKTVQGAYPPGSTFKMVTLLAGLEAGVINPGSRFYCPGSLQVAGRRFHCWSRGGHGTVNAIQSLEQSCDVFYYELAQRVGIDRIAAMARKLGIGVRHDLPMSAITEGIAPDRAWKRAKYNQEWQLGDSINASIGQGYVLASPLQLAIMTARIATGRAVQPRLVRAIDGVTQPVPEWPDLDINPLNLRTARAGMDAVMNGSHGTARRSRILAPEWQMAGKTGTSQVRNITAAERARGVISNDQLPWNRRDHALFVCYAPYEMPRYAVSVVVEHGGGGSTAAAPIARDILLYALAGGLPPITAYPDSERAKVQEMWSRMNLAPSTPQSTERAKA; translated from the coding sequence ATGCGCAAGTCCGAACGCGAAGTCAGCGAAAGCAGCCGCATCATCACCCGCCGGGTTCTGATGCTGGGCGCGATACAGGCCGCAGTCGTCAGCGTCCTGGGATTGAAGCTGCGGTCGATGCAGATCGAACATGCCGATCAGTATCGGATGCTTTCCGACGGCAACTCGATCAAGATCCGGCTCTTGCCGCCGGCCCGCGGGCTGATTCTCGACCGCAACGGCACCATCATTGCCGGCAACGAACAGAATTACCGCGTTACCCTGACCCGAGAAGAGGCCGGCGATGTCTCGGCCGTGATCGCCCGGCTGCGCCAGATCATCCCCATGACCGACCGCCGCGCCGCCGAACTGCTCGAGGAAATCCGCAAGCGCAGCGCCGTCACCCCGGTGATGGTGGCCGACCGCCTGACCTGGGCCGAGTTTTCCTCGATCGCGCTCAATGCGCCCGCCCTGCCCGGTGTCACGCCCGAGGCGGGGCTGTCGCGCAGCTATCCCCGGGCCGGCGACTTCGCCCATGTGCTTGGCTATGTCGGCCCGGTATCGGATTACGATCTGTCCAAGATCGAAAATCCCGATCCCGTCCTGCGCCTGCCCGAGTTTCAGCTGGGCAAGGTCGGCATGGAGGCCAAGCTGGAAGAGGTGCTGCGCGGCAAGGCGGGCGCCCGCCGGGTCGAGGTGAACAGCGCCGGGCGCGAGATGCGCGAACTGTCGCGACAAGAGGGACAGCAGGGTGCGACCGTCCAGACAACGCTGGACGCGGGCTTGCAGAATTTCGCCACCCAGCGCCTGGGCGAGGAAAGCGCGGCCGCGGTGGTGATCGACGTGACGAATGGCGATATCGTGGCCATTTCCTCATCGCCCGTATTCGATCCCAACAAGTTCGTGCGCGGCATTTCCGGCCCGGATTATCGGGCGCTGATGAACCACGACCATCGCCCCCTGGCCGACAAGACAGTTCAGGGGGCCTATCCTCCGGGCTCGACCTTCAAGATGGTGACCCTGCTGGCGGGGCTCGAGGCAGGGGTGATCAATCCCGGTTCGCGCTTCTATTGTCCGGGATCCTTGCAGGTCGCGGGACGCCGCTTTCACTGCTGGAGCCGGGGCGGCCACGGCACCGTGAATGCGATCCAGAGCCTGGAGCAGTCCTGCGACGTATTCTATTACGAACTTGCCCAGCGCGTGGGCATCGACCGTATTGCGGCCATGGCGCGCAAGCTGGGCATCGGCGTGCGCCACGACCTGCCGATGTCGGCCATCACCGAAGGCATCGCGCCCGACCGCGCCTGGAAGCGGGCGAAATACAATCAGGAATGGCAGTTGGGCGATTCCATCAACGCCTCGATCGGGCAAGGGTATGTTCTGGCCTCGCCTCTGCAATTGGCGATCATGACCGCGCGCATCGCCACCGGCCGGGCGGTCCAGCCCCGGCTGGTGCGGGCCATCGACGGGGTGACGCAACCGGTGCCGGAATGGCCCGACCTCGACATAAACCCCCTGAACCTGCGCACCGCGCGGGCAGGTATGGATGCGGTGATGAACGGCAGCCACGGCACCGCCAGGCGCAGCCGGATCCTTGCCCCCGAATGGCAGATGGCGGGCAAGACCGGCACCAGTCAGGTGCGCAACATCACCGCCGCCGAACGCGCGCGCGGGGTGATTTCAAACGATCAACTGCCCTGGAACCGGCGCGACCATGCGCTGTTCGTCTGCTACGCGCCCTATGAGATGCCGCGTTATGCGGTGTCGGTTGTGGTCGAACACGGCGGCGGCGGCTCGACGGCCGCGGCGCCGATTGCCCGCGACATCCTGCTTTACGCGCTGGCGGGCGGGCTGCCGCCGATCACCGCCTATCCCGACAGCGAACGCGCCAAGGTGCAGGAAATGTGGTCGCGGATGAACCTGGCCCCCAGCACCCCCCAATCGACCGAGCGCGCCAAGGCATGA
- a CDS encoding rod shape-determining protein MreD, translating to MIEPLRRQRLLGQALFVLLFMAIVFARLLPLAPGRIAWPGPDLGLCLTLAWVLRRPDQIPVLTIAALYLIEDLLFLRPPGLGAALVVLASESARRREPRWRHLPFVIEWWRVAMLIAVLMVLNRFILTLFFLPTVGLGQVLLHWIATVAAYPLIALLIGRIPGLSRNPAEREARLR from the coding sequence ATGATTGAGCCGCTTCGCCGGCAGCGCCTGCTTGGGCAGGCGTTGTTCGTTCTGCTGTTCATGGCCATTGTCTTTGCGCGCCTGCTGCCTCTGGCGCCGGGCCGGATAGCCTGGCCCGGCCCGGACCTGGGTCTGTGCCTGACGCTGGCGTGGGTGCTGCGCCGACCCGACCAGATCCCGGTGCTGACCATTGCCGCGCTGTATCTGATCGAGGATCTGCTGTTCCTGCGGCCGCCCGGTCTGGGGGCGGCCCTGGTCGTGCTGGCCAGCGAATCCGCACGAAGGCGTGAACCGCGTTGGCGGCATCTTCCATTCGTGATTGAATGGTGGCGCGTGGCAATGCTGATTGCGGTGCTGATGGTGCTGAACCGGTTTATCCTGACACTGTTCTTCCTTCCGACGGTCGGCCTGGGCCAGGTGCTGCTGCACTGGATCGCAACGGTGGCGGCCTATCCGCTGATTGCGCTGTTGATCGGGCGCATCCCCGGCCTGTCGCGCAATCCTGCCGAACGCGAGGCGAGGTTGCGGTAA
- the mreC gene encoding rod shape-determining protein MreC, whose protein sequence is MPRKGPDYAAPVRRILVSLLVLVLLAIFLFWKIDSPRAERMRAAFVDRFVPSMEWVMSPVTKLSRMVAGFQSYARLYEQNQELRRELQKMAAWKEAAVQLEQENAKLLAQNNVRIDPALTSVSGVVLTDSGTAFRQSVLLNVGARDGILDGWATMDGLGLVGRISGVGQTTSRVMLLTDPSSRIPVTILPSGQHALLSGDNSALPALEFIESPENLRPGDRVISSGDGGVFPPGLPVGQVVMASDGRLRVRLAADYGRLEFLRVLRSHPAERLSDSGLLIPPPAADFIGPPMPPMASVDEAAPAEEGADD, encoded by the coding sequence ATGCCGCGCAAGGGCCCCGATTACGCCGCCCCGGTCCGGCGCATCCTGGTGTCGCTGCTGGTGCTGGTGCTGCTGGCGATCTTTCTGTTCTGGAAGATCGACAGCCCCAGGGCCGAGCGCATGCGCGCGGCTTTTGTCGATCGCTTCGTGCCCAGCATGGAATGGGTAATGAGCCCGGTCACCAAGCTGTCGCGCATGGTGGCGGGGTTCCAGTCCTATGCCCGGCTTTATGAACAGAACCAGGAACTGCGCCGCGAATTGCAGAAGATGGCCGCCTGGAAAGAGGCCGCGGTGCAGCTGGAACAGGAAAACGCCAAGCTGCTGGCACAGAACAACGTTCGTATCGATCCGGCGCTCACATCGGTTTCCGGGGTGGTGCTGACCGACAGCGGCACCGCCTTTCGGCAGTCGGTGCTGCTGAATGTCGGCGCGCGCGACGGCATTCTGGACGGCTGGGCCACCATGGACGGCCTGGGACTGGTCGGCCGCATCTCGGGCGTGGGACAGACAACCAGCCGGGTGATGCTGCTGACCGATCCGTCAAGCCGCATCCCGGTGACGATCCTGCCCTCGGGCCAGCACGCGCTGCTCAGCGGCGACAATTCGGCATTGCCGGCGCTGGAATTCATCGAAAGCCCGGAAAACCTGCGCCCTGGGGACAGGGTCATCAGCTCTGGCGATGGCGGCGTCTTTCCTCCGGGTCTGCCTGTGGGTCAGGTCGTCATGGCAAGCGATGGCCGCCTGCGGGTGCGCCTGGCTGCCGATTATGGGCGGCTGGAGTTTCTGCGCGTGCTGCGCAGTCACCCGGCCGAGCGTCTTTCGGACAGCGGCCTGTTGATCCCGCCCCCGGCCGCGGATTTCATCGGTCCGCCCATGCCGCCGATGGCCAGCGTGGACGAAGCCGCCCCCGCCGAAGAGGGCGCGGATGATTGA